One part of the Salmo salar chromosome ssa10, Ssal_v3.1, whole genome shotgun sequence genome encodes these proteins:
- the LOC106560598 gene encoding 60S ribosomal protein L36, giving the protein MAIRYPMAVGLNKGHPVTKNVTAPKHARRRGRLTKHSKFVRDMIREVCGFAPYERRAMELLKVSKDKRALKFIKKRIGTHIRAKRKREELSNVLAAMRKAAAKKD; this is encoded by the exons ATGGCTATCAGGTATCCTATGGCTGTGGGGCTTAACAAAGGCCACCCCGTAACCAAGAATGTGACCGCACCCAAACACGCCCGTAGACGAGGG CGTCTGACCAAGCACAGCAAGTTTGTGCGTGACATGATCCGTGAGGTGTGCGGCTTCGCCCCTTACGAGAGGCGCGCCATGGAGTTGCTGAAGGTGTCCAAGGATAAGCGTGCCCTCAAGTTCATCAAGAAGAGG ATTGGAACTCACATCCGcgccaagagaaagagagaggagctcAGCAACGTCCTGGCTGCCATGAGGAAGGCTGCTGCCAAGAAGGATTAA